The DNA window TTTGCACCACTCTAAAGGATTCTGGTACCTTCTAGCACGGATGTGCTTGTACAAAGAAAAACACTACTTTTGGTCATAATTTAAAACGGTCTGaattacacttttttgtgtCACTTTTCAGCCAATTGAACAAATAAAAACGCACTGTAaatctgtgtaaaaaaaaaaaaaaaagcagtcaaCTGTGAATGCTTTCCTTTGAATGCCCGTTTATGTTACAGTTTAAAGGAGTGTTTGGTTATTGGTCCTCGTCTGGATGATGTAACGAGACCACACTATTGATGAATGAACTGTATCATCAACCAACACAATCCCTTTTAACTCCTTTATTCGCATTCTATGactaaaaaaaccaaacatttgATTTTATTGTGTTGTTGATCAATAACATTAGAACTAGCAGGACTGTACAGTAAGTGCCACTAGGTGGTCGTGTTGTTGCTGACCGCAGGAGCCCCTGTGCGAGTGACGAGTGTGTGTGGCGAGTGTTGCACGACCACACGTTATTGTGAATATTGACCTACGcttataacataaaaaaaacatgactcccCTACCCCAAAAAACGATCTTGAGCTATATTTATCAACAGTGTCAAAACATACTAACCTGCATAGTATGTAGCATGAAGTAAGTGGTGGAGACAAGAGAGACAGACTCACAACAAGACAGTGACGTGCCGGAAGACAAGTGAGGTTGGATTAAAAGTGAAATTaagcaaatgacaaaaatgattaaaaaggaACTGCTGGTGAAAAAAGGAAATGAGAATGTGAATAGCAACAAAATAAAGAagcatgaaaaaagaaaaaaaacaatttgcaaAAAACTGAATTAAAATTGGTAAAAACTGTGCTGATATCTAGTTGTTAAAAAATTTGGCAGCATAAGTCAATAGGTCTTTGCAATGGCTGATGGAGATGATATTGAGGGAATAAGTGCGCAATAGTTTCCAGCCAACTGAGCAGCAGGcaggaccacacacacacacacacacgcacacacacaaatagggGTTGACCAAAACCCGTCACTGGTCAAGCGCCCTTCTGGAGTTCCAATTAAAGACCTAGCAAAAGAAagcaggagtaaaaaaaaaaaaaaggtaatgaCTGGTTGGCAAATGAACagagaaaaacaaaagcagctttTGTAAAAATGTTAGAGAATGATATTAAAGTGGCTGTTGCACTTTAGTTTTTGTTCTGCAGACATGGTGCAGAGTTCCCATGGTTACCGGGAGCAGTTGCATATGATGGTGGACTCCAGATCTGGAGAGAGACAAGAGGAGGTACACGTTGGCGATTTATTCCATATCAGACAACAGGAGGGAAAGAACAGAGGGAGTGGATCAACGCTTACATTAATGGGTGGGCTCTACCAGTGGGGTGGCACGTAGCTGTACCCAGGTGTCCCCTGGGGCCTGTAGGTGGGAACAGTAACGGGGTGTGCTCCGATAGGGGGGTGCTGGGGCGTTGTCAGCAGGGTCCCTGCGGGATATTAGTTCAGCAGATGAGattatttatgctaatttatgaTAATCAGACAACATGAGAGTATGTTAAGTCGCTTATCAACAGTGCAACCTCAAAGTTGAAGCTtgagatttgtttttgttgttttgacagGGGTTCGCTTCTCTTTACACTTACATTAGAAGTCTGAATGTCATGTATATGTCAGGCCAATGACACAGGCATGTTATTGATAGTCTCTTTGACGTCGTtttggaataataatattaaagtcaACTGATCGAGTAAGCATAAATAAGCTTCTAATATAGAGTAATTTACTGTATATCGCATCAGTATTTGCAAAGCCAAATAAAATGACCTAAAACAGGGAATCAGAAAActgtttattgttttcattctaTCACAATACGCAGTTGTAAACGACAGAGCCAAGTTAGAGCTTTGGATTTCAGATTTCACACCCTGCGCATCTCGGCAACATAAAAATACCTCCAATATGGTCTCACCTGCACTCATGGCCATGGTTGTCCCGGCTACCATCCCCATGGCAGCCATGCCGTTGTTACGAGGAGCGGGTACAGGGACTGGGGCCGGGTAGAGGGCTGTGGAGGGGATGCTGTTTGGTTGCACCACGGTGGTGTGATGGATCACGTGGGGCTGAGCTGCATACACCGGTTGGGTGTAATATGCACCCTGCAGAAGCAGCAATTAGGCATTGGTACATATTGGATAGAACACAAGAGgtatttcatatattttgagTTGTTAGGCTTAGGAATTTAAGCACATTTATGATTTGTGCGCATGCAGAATTGCATCCAGTGTGAAGAAAAAATGTAGTGAAATAGCCTTAAACATTATGGGTTCTATTTCCATGCAGTGGTGATTTTATCCAGCCAATATTGTAACCTGGTATACTGGGCGGCGCACCAGCATCCTTACCTGTGTGTACAAGTTCTGCTGTGGGTAGGCACTGCGGATGGGGTACATAGCTGTCGGGTATGGGGTAGGGGTTGGGGTGTAGGGCGGAGGTGCTCCATTTGACTGAGTGGGGGGCACTTTGTAAGGGGTACCCGCTGCAGtatatcctaaaaaaaaaaaacagaggaaacaGATGAGCAAAGCAGCAACCACCGGAGAAACTTCACCccaggctcacactgaatccatcTCCGTTGCAGCCGCCTCAAGCACCCTgcaagattgaaatccctgttgtaggctcacactagCTCCAGCCGGTTTGGGGTCTAAC is part of the Doryrhamphus excisus isolate RoL2022-K1 chromosome 8, RoL_Dexc_1.0, whole genome shotgun sequence genome and encodes:
- the fam168a gene encoding protein FAM168A isoform X1, translating into MASGHPTDKFSFMYQPDTHKSKNRLSSAMNPVYSPVQPGTPYGNPKNMAFTGYPGGYPTTAPTYTPNLYQTGSPGYPPGYTAAGTPYKVPPTQSNGAPPPYTPTPTPYPTAMYPIRSAYPQQNLYTQGAYYTQPVYAAQPHVIHHTTVVQPNSIPSTALYPAPVPVPAPRNNGMAAMGMVAGTTMAMSAGTLLTTPQHPPIGAHPVTVPTYRPQGTPGYSYVPPHW
- the fam168a gene encoding protein FAM168A isoform X2 — its product is MNPVYSPVQPGTPYGNPKNMAFTGYPGGYPTTAPTYTPNLYQTGSPGYPPGYTAAGTPYKVPPTQSNGAPPPYTPTPTPYPTAMYPIRSAYPQQNLYTQGAYYTQPVYAAQPHVIHHTTVVQPNSIPSTALYPAPVPVPAPRNNGMAAMGMVAGTTMAMSAGTLLTTPQHPPIGAHPVTVPTYRPQGTPGYSYVPPHW